From the genome of Scyliorhinus canicula chromosome 27, sScyCan1.1, whole genome shotgun sequence:
tgtgtatagggagtagagtaggaggctaagtacgcagccttgcgggaccccggtattgaggataattgtggaggtggtgttgttgatTTTTGCTAATTGTggcctgttggtcagaaaatcgaggatcgggcagcacggtggcgcagtggttagcattgtcgcctacggcgctgaggacccgggttcgaatcccggccctgggtcactgtccgtgtggagtttacacattctccccgtgtctgcgtgggtttcaccccccacaacccaaaagatgtgcagggtaggtggattggccacgctaaattgccccttaattggaaaaaattgggtactctaaaattaaaaaaaaaaagaaaatcgaggatccagttgcagagtggagagccaagtcttaggttttggaactttgatatgagcttggctggggttatggtattgaaggcggagctgtagtcaataaataggagtctgatgtaggagttgtCGAGatactctagggatgagtgtagggcctgggaaatggcgtctgctgtggaccggttgcgacggtatgcgaattgcagtggatcaaggtgttctgggagtatggaggtgatgcgcttcatgaacaACTTCTTGAAGCACTTCGTTACCACTGAAGTCAgtgccaccggatggtagtcattgaggcgcgttggctggttcttctttggcaccggtataatggtAGTCTTCTTGAGGCAGGTggagacctcggagtggagtagggacaggttaaagatgtccgtgattACCTCCGGCAGCTGGTCcctgcaggctctgagtgcacgaccagggatcccgttcaggcccgtcgccttccaacttccaactcccgtcactttcaggaaggcctatCTGagttcggaagctgtgatggtgggtatgggtgagttatgctGCTGTGGCACTCaacagattgttggttacctgctcgaaccagcatagaatgcattgagttcatcagggaggggtgcactgctgccggagatactgctcggcttcgctttgtaaccCGTtatgtttagtccttgccacagtCGCCgagtgtctgtctgtgactctagcttggcttgacattctctcttggcatctcggatgactttgcggaggtcgtacctggatttcttgtataggtcagggtcatctgacttgaacgcctcagatctgtccttcagtagggagtcaatctcgtgattgagccatggtttccggttggggaacctacgtactgctttctttggcatgcagtcgtccgCACTTTTGCTGATGAattctgtgacagtggtggcatactcatttaagttggtcgctgagttcttaaatatggaccagtccactgtctctaagcagtcacgtcagagctcttctgtttctcgGACCAGCACtacacgaccttcttagctggattctctcgcttgagtttctgcttttatgccgggagaaggagcaccgtcttatggtctgatttcccaaagtgcgttGGGGagtggaacggtaggcgcccttgattttttgagtagcagtggtcaagagtgttgtcgcccctggtgggccaggagatgtgctggtggaattttggcagtacactcttgaggttggctttattgaagtctccagccacgatgaacaaggcctccggatgttctgtttcgtagttgtttataactgtaggcaactgtactcaggtaaccgatgcagatgcagactaaccggtgccactccctttgctaagaaagacCAAACAGTCAAGGTCAATgatcgctcaggacacgcccatccctcaaggcacccgcccctttattggccaaaatcgaaggcattGATCGAAGCCTGTctaattattgggtccaaagttaaggaccaccccaaagagcgcaaaatcccagagggataaaaagagacacagccatgtgttcggtttCTCTTGGCCCTGGCCTACGCCTAAAtgcaagtgtagcattacgaccagaagacaagttcaagaccaacgatcgctaccagacgatgagcccagcagaaactaagccacttcttctacccagccacgcaagatctgaacaaaggccttgttcattgcatagagccggttgcctgaagttaggttattgtagttgttaggtgtagtttaacttgtaatgttttgtgttgcatgtcgaagtaatctttgtgtgtaaataaaccgtctttgaacttgaactgactaactggttgtttggtctttgattgaTATTCGGTAatgccttgtggtggtatcatttgatatgtGACGACTCTAAAGTGcgtcattattaattggcaaccttACTCCGATGCCGATTGGCAACAGTGTGgccatatgggcagcatggtggcacagtggttagcattgctgcctacagcgctgaggacccgggttcgaatcctggctctgggtgactgtcagtgtcgaatttgcaaattctccccgtgtctgtgtgggtttctcccccacaacccaaagatgtgcaggctaggtggattggccatactaaattgccccttaattggaaaataggggctggtttagcacactgggctaaatcactggcttttaaagcagaccaaggcaggccagcagcacggttcaattcccgtaccagcctccccgaacaggcaccagaatgtggcgacgaggggcttttcacagtaacttcattgaagcctactcgtgacaataagtgattttcatttcatttgtttttaaaaaagtgtggCCATTAAATCTCGCCCACTGTATCTTTTTTCGGAGGGGTAATGTCTGGCCTTCAATTAGAAATTAGCTGCCTTAAAAAGATGTGGAttgaattttgtttattgtcacatgtaccgaggtacagtgaaaagtatttttctttgagcagctcaacaaatcattaagtacatgaaaataaaataaaatacataatagggcaacacaaggtacacaatgttacTATATAAACACCAgctttgggtgaagcatacaggggtgtagtgttaatgagaatATAAAAGGAATATATTTCATAGTGAAAGTGTATTAATTTGAATTACCAGAAAATCGCTCATGGGACTTTGTATTGTAGTGATTCAAAGACAGTGCTGACCAGTGCGTTCTCAGAGCAACTGAAGATGAacaaggggccggtttagctcagttgactggacagctggtttgtgttacagagtgaggccaacagtgcgggttcaattcctgtactatcTGAGGGTATTCAAGAAcacccaccttctcaatcttgctcctcgcctgaggtgtgatgatcatcaggttaaatcaccacccatCAACTCCTCCCCTGACTTTACTTAAAAGAGGAGCAACAAATAAGACCTTGTAATGCCACCCAAATCctatgaactttaaaaaaatgattaaacTACTAACCACTATTAGTTATGTCAACAGTAGCCAAACTGAAATGCTGATCTATTGAGGTATATAGGGAAACTATTTAAATCAAAGCTTGTAGTTGTTTGCATTATAATATGTTAAGCCATTTCTACTGTATGCTCACATTGGTGTAGGAAATAAATATCTGCAAAATTATGTGGGAAGTTTGTGTATTACTCGATGCAGCCAAGCTAATGTTATAGTATCCTGTATGTCATGCTAATTGTATTTACGTATTGTTTTGAAACCCTTTTAGGCTCCAGCTACTGTGTGTTACATCCCCAACTTTATCACTGCTCCAGAAGAAAATTATCTTCTACAGCAGGTATGTTACTGCATTTTGATTCATCACAGTAACAAAATTAATTGATTTGGAGGGTGAATGCAGAGAGACTTTTATCACAACATTGTTATTTGAAATGTTATTTTGCAATCATACTCGGGTTTGGATTCAAGGGCCAAGGATTCCCACTGGCGCCTGGCATGTGTGGTTATTTGTCATGTGTAAGACCAGTGTTAGCCGGCTGTTTAATCGTTGAGGTCTGCTCTCCCTGATATCGTACATGTTATTCCCAGCAGGTGTCCTGGGAAGTGTCCCTCAACCTAAGGGTACTCGGCCATTGTAATTTCCCCATTGCCACAGCGTTGAGATCAACTAAATTTGCATCAGCCAATAATTTACGTTTATAACTTGAAACCAAATGAATTAATCTGGAAAGGAAAACAGTCTGTTGAATTTGATTATCCACAGTACTGGTCTTGCATGATTTCCAAGGACTCTAGAGGTAAATTTCTCTTAAGTCATTCTGCtgttttttgttatttttaaacCACTTAATTAAATAACTTAACAAAATTGCCTCAATTACATATTCAGGTTGATAAATaaccccaaacttcactcctATTTTGTGGCTATGCCCGAGTAAGAATCAACCCCATCTTGCCAGAAATATCTTGACAATTGTGAAGAAACCTATCTCCCTAGGTAGGAAGGTAACATGGATTTTTTGAGACAGGTTTCAGTAGATCTAGAGAAAAATAGGTGCATCATCTAGACTTTTTGGTATTGTGATTTTGTTAGTCTCAAGTTATTTGGATAAATTGACAAGTTGAGAAAGTTTTGTTTTTCGCTGTTTTAATATGTGATTTTTCAGGTTTACAACTCGCCCAAACCCAAATGGACTCAGTTGTCAGGAAGGAGACTGCAGAACTGGGGTGAGTGGAGACCTGAGTGATGAAAGCCAATATGCAGAAAACCCACCCTGATTTTATTGCAGAGGGGAGCATTATTGAGAGAGGTTGTGCTAAGATAGAATTGGATGCATTATCCCCTATTCAAACTAACAAGATGCACTACTATCTTTGCGTTGAAGCTTTTGATTGCTTAtgcatgaattttttttaaaattgtacttTAAATTTTCTCTCCTGGAAGTTGACAATGGCTGCCTGGGCCAGCAGCCTCTGATATCCTGCCCAAGTTTCTTGATGTGTGAGCTTTGATGGTGAGAGTTGGCAGGGAGTTCTTTCAACATTCAGTCTACCTTAAGATTCTCTCTTATGATTCAAAGTCTCTATCTTACAAATTTCCCTCCCTCAATTTGCAATCAGTGATGAGggtagcacggtgatgcagtggttagcatggctgtctCACGGCTTCGAGGACATgaatttgatcccggccccgggtcactgcctgtgtggagtttgcacattcttcccctgtctttgggtctcacccccacaaccccaaagatatgcagggtagatggattggccacactaaattgccccttaattgaataaaataattgggtactctaaatttaaaaaaaagatcagtgAAGATGCAGCAATATTCTAGTTTGCAACCTGCCTGTGGAATCAGTGACTTTGAAGGATGAGGGAAAAAACGAAAATATGAATTGAATCTGGTATAGTTATGCTTTTATTTAGTCGGTTTTCCTGATCTCCTGCAGGTGGTTTACCTCACTCAAAAGGAATGCTTGCTGAGAAACTGCCTGACTGGCTGGACTACTATGCAAAGAAAATCTCATCCCTGGGACCTTTTGAAGGAAAAGTTGCTAATCATGTGTTGGTGAATGAGTACAACCCTGGTGAAGGAATAATGGTATTGGTGTGATTCAACAATAATTAACTTGTTGGTTTTTGATAGCCATTAATCAATAATTGTTTCCTAAGTTTTCTGATTACCTGAAGTTTAATTATCACAACATTTCCAGTTATACAATTCAGGGAACACAATCAGCAGCGGTGAGGCTCTGGCGTCTATCCTTTTCAACTTTCAAGTTTATGTGCCGGCTTTATCTCTATACTTTTATGCTCTCTCCATGTTTCTGTCTTGCTTTCTCTCCAGCTCTCTCATTCCATGCTTTCTCCTTCCGTTCATCATTTTGCTctttcattttcaatttaatttgctTCTTATGGTCTGCTGCTTTATTTCCTCTTTTACATCCCTCCCTTTTCTGACTTATGTTCTTCTTTAGTCTAACTGAATCTCCTTGGGAAATGTTACTTTAAAATGTTTTACAAACACAGTTTTCTACTATTTTTCTCTTGTTCTCGTTTTCTCACTtcatctctctccctcgccctacTCTTCATACCACTACCTTCTGGGTAAAAATTTAAGGTGTATCCTAAATGAAGGAAGAAGTACTTTTACATAAGGTGTTGATTAACATTAACGGAATTGTCTGTTAACACCTTGAAACAATTTGCTACATTAAAGTGTTGCTCTTTTTAGCTGGATACTGATATGATGGTTATtcatgatgatattgcttttcagagtcgccatgtatcaaatgataccaccacaaggttttaccggatagcgatcaaagaccaaacaacgaGTTacttagttcaagttcaatgatagtttatttacacacaagaattactttgacaggcaacataaaacactacaagctaaattacacataacactacaacaacctatacttaacttcaggcacccggctttaggcagaggaacaaggcctttgttttgatcttgcgtggctgggtctggagaagtgacctCGTTTCTGCTTGGCTCattcgtctggtagcgatcgttggtcttgatcttgtcttctggtcgtgatgctacacttggttttagatGTAGGtcagggccaagagagaccgagccccggggccaagagagactgaacacatggcagtgtctctctttatcctggggTTTCAAGCTCTtatgggcggtccttagctttggacccaataatttggcaggcttcgattactgccttcgctattggccaataaaggggcgggtgccttgatggcggggcgtgtcgcatctagttatctgagttgctaatatacataagctctgagtcctgggttgaccatatttcccatggtcctttgcaggtggccatatttcccgggaTCCTTTAAGTGGCCACTCCAGAAGGCTACAAAAGTTATGACGTAAATGCAAATTACTTAATGGTAGATTAACATAACTTTAGCTAGGATTGTTATCAAGCTGTTGAGTAAAATCAATCTCTTGCCTTTATAGCCTCACGAGGATGGGCCTTTGTACTTTCCAACAGTAACCACTATCACCCTTGGGTCTCAAGCTCTATTAGATTTCTATCATCCCATTGAGAGAGAGGCTGAAGAGGGAGAGGTTAGTAATCGAGCTTCACTTATACATTGGACATATTTTTTACATTGCTACAAAAAAAGTTTTATTCTTTCATATTCATTTCCCATTGATTTGACATTATGACAGGAGTGCTGCTGGAGTCAGTTGTACAACATGATCCTGTTAATGGCATAGGAGTTAGTAAAGTTCCCGTAGAGAAATGGTTCCATTGGAAACCTCTGGTGGTATAATTGCTGATGGGTAGCCGTTCCATCATAGTCATCATCTTGGCGCAAGATAGATGAATTCTCAGCCATCTCTACTGGGCAGCAATCCTTGCTGGCCTCAACTTATGCTGCCTAGCATTGGGAAAGCCCTGACTGGAAAATGAAAACAAGACATGCATAAAAACTTCATGGGTAAAGTGAACCTACCATTCAGCTTGCACAGTCCAAATGTGACAGCAAAGTGATTAATGCATATTACATCAAGGCAAGGTATCAGCATGTTTGAATATGCCACAGAGGTGTAACAAGGGCTGAATCACTCAGTTCCTGGGATTGTGGAACATttatttaataataaaataataaaacggAAAGCTCACTCAGCCATCTTGTCAATACTGGTTCCAGACCTTCAACTGGAGCTGTGCAAACTATTTCTGTCATTTTGCTGCATTGTTTTCCAGTTTTGGAACATTACtctcataacgagttggacagttgaaagcataatggtattgagagtcacatcgaaaacatcgatttatcatgccctgtgcatttctggggttcatcctcctattgtaggttctaactgggtttctgtcttcataatttccttgtctcggtcttttatagtcttgaggcctgtttgtAGCCATtcaatttcgccatcctgttaggagtgtatcttccatattctgccttatagcaggctgacctatttgggtcatcagagccattggaatcgaatgtttccccaaaattgtttttaaagctgttgtcatctgttcgaataaggtatcgttatccgtaaactgaactcctgtccaaaccaggagcctatccatgttgctcactctagcacagtcaagtaatttaaaggccaagacagactgtggaaattccagcctgtgtttctgcagccttttatatagtctgccaaattccattatatattcttccatagataaatcctccattttccggaacttatcaaaatccgaccatgcttcatacgtaataaacaagtcatctttcttataaatcttgtccatataaagtaataaagtcgccagaccttcttctgagtctaactcttccaactccaggtCAGAAATCACTTTGTtttggattttactgccatatggtaaagaaagagccaatgccataccttgttttctctttcctgaagcagtcaccttagtccacataactactgcacttctccattggtcgtatgattccctttcagaaaataggggaggataatcataaccagccatctttgtcctgggttcagccatgtttcccttttctttttttttttcactccttggtttgatctggaaaaattgtatctttcaagccttcacatttacacagcaaccgttctctgctaccattgttaacatgtactagatgctgtggtatgaagaggcaagagttcagctcctttttcaccaacacaccgttaatggttcaaactcactctgcacagaactctacagatcatcacaagccccAGAGTCcacttgaagcccctttacatattagtgtcaatcattgaacacttaacataaatgagacaatcattgaacacttaacataaatgagacaactaattgcaatgtctcttaacccattacttaacatttgcaggggttgaggataggtgtgggtggtttgctggggggaaagggggggcacGAATCACGTCcccatgttctgggtgtgtccaaaCCTGTGTGGGTTCgggttctggcagggattctcTGGGTATGAGGTTGGCCTTGAGTCCAAAGTTGGCAatatttggtgtgtcagaagacctgggagtccaaagggggaggggtggggtgtcccTGATAGCCCAGACATGGGttcctgatagcctggagacgggTTTTGTTGGACTGGGGGGACTTGGAGCTGCcgaaggcaggggtgtgggtgaacGACCTGGCAGAATAcctgaggttggagaaggtcaagttcgctctTGGGGTTGGTAGATGGGTTCACCTGGAGTTGGAAACCGTTCATTAATTTCTTCAGGagaattgaggggtcagcaaggggAGGGTGGGTTTGTGGGGTGGTAAGGGAAGGCGGGATGTAGTGGATGGGTGTTGGGTGCTTTGAGGTCTGTGGGTGTTGGTTGGATTGATGTGTTCTTCAGATATTCTGTAgtatgtgtatatatgttaaatccttgaataaaaatattttaaaaattcatgccTTTGGACAGGATATGGTATTGCTGCTCAACATCTTGCCTCATACATAAATATAGACCACTTGGGTGAAATACTGGATGACTGCTGATACTAGTGGAGCCAGAAATATATCACAGAGAAAGGCGGTGTGTTAGGAGAAGTGTGAAGGAAATGCTTGGAGAGAAACATTTGGCAAAATAGATCATTTTACTTTCAATTCGATTTTACGTAACTTTCCCCAACCTTTTCCAGGTTTATTTTCCTCAGACTGAAGAGAACCGCTACTTTCTGTCTCTTCTCCTGGAGCCACGTAGCCTCCTGGTGCTGCAGGATGACATGTACATGAAGTATCTGCATGGCATAAGGCCAGTGATGGAGGACATTGTCACAGAGAAGGTCGCTAATCTGAAATTGTGCAACACAAAACTTGGGGCTGTTTTCAGAAGAACTAGAAGAATATCCCTGACTATTCGTTACGTGCCAAAGGTTTTAAAAACTACCATACTGCTGGGGAGATAGAAATGAAATTCTTTCTTTTGTATATGTTGTGATGCAAGCCTCGACTCCCCATTTGGTTCCCTCCCATCTCTCCTGAAAATGTGGAACAATTTCTTGGCAGAAAGTTCCATAGATGTGCCTCTGTGATGGTGCCTCTGAATGTTTGTTCCTTGCTTACACCAATAAATTGAGTGCTGTCAGATTGTTTAGTTGTAAAAAGAACCAATTTTAAGTGTGATATTGCCCTTATCCATGTTCAGATGTATACAAAGGGGGTCACTGAATGGTGACTAGGAGCACAAACACCTTTCACACATTCTCCGATCTCCATTTTCCCTATCCTGGGTGAAACCATACCAGTGCCCATATTGCTAATGTTAGCTTGCTCAGAACTGGCTGGGATTAAACCTGGAACCTTTCTGGATTATGTTGCTAAATTCTATACCAAGCAAGCCTGTGTCTCAGGTGATCCAGTCATTGTTGGAAATTGCTGAAACAAAGTCACATACAACTACCCCAGCCTCctgagttttaaaataattttagtgAAAAACTATAAAACTGCCCTAACTATTGTTGTGGCCTCTTCCTGATTTCCATTATTATGACCTATTCAGTTACTGCATTATGTAATTCAACAATcagttgaaaaaatgaaaatgaaaatcgcttattgtcacgagtaggcttcaatgaagttactgtgaaaagcccctatttgccacattccggcgcctgtccggggaggctggtacgggaatcgaaccgtgctgctgggtctgctttaaaagccagcgatttagctcagtgagctaaaccagcccctgaattctCCTATATTACTGATTCTTTCCAGAACAAATGGTGGGATTTACCCACCAACCCGCGAgtgtttttcagtgttggaggcGGCCCGGTACCAGTCCTGCCGtatttcccgttgactgcaccTCTTGTCGCCAGGAAACTTGCATCCCGGTGTGGGACCGGAATATGCTGTCggtgtgaacagccagtaaatcccgACCAATGTTTGGGCTGTGGTTATGACCATGAAGTGATAAAattagatttattttaaaaatgaggaaATACATGTCAGTACTTTATTGAAGTTCTGTGTAAAGATGCACCATCTTTTTTTCTTAATTCTCTTTAGTTTCAGGCAGTAGCACACTTTCAGCTAAAGTAGAGGAATCTCCCATTCCGTGGCTGCCTTTGGAGCTCTTGATGCCATTGCTGGGTGATGAAAAATTAAAGTCTGACTCTAATTTTGAATACAGCATTAATTTGAAAAACAGTAAGTAAAGAGTATTCTCACCCCAGTGTTAATGCTGCACAGACACAGCATCGAATGTGCAGACCCAAATTAAGTGAGATTTTAATTACAGCTTTACAAAGATAATTCTGACATTTCCCTATGCCTGAACATATAACTCAAGGTGCTACAGCTTTGGTGTATATGGATTCCCTAATTACATACGGAGAGACAGTCATATCTGCACTCTGGTGATTCAGGGAATGTTAGAAATTGCAGAAGAAAAGAAATCCTATACAACCATTTATCATCTAATGGAATGAAAATGTGGATTGATTTAACCAGTCACTCTATTAATATGTTCAGATCCGAACCTCCTCACTGCACAAGTTCAGTAGCTCCAAATATTAAGTACACTTCATTTTGTTTAAAATTACGATGCAGCAGTCAGTTGGATTTGCCTCATTTTAAATTCTGGCGGGTCccaaaactccctccctaacagcgttgTGGGTGTACCAATTAGAGCTGGGCAATGAATGCAGGCCTCTAGCTGGCGAATTCCAGATTCcttgaattaattaaaaaaaagaaaattggtcaTTTTTTCAGATGCATCTATGAAATGTCTGGATGGAGATTCTTGGAGTTTTTTTTAACTGCCTAAAGGACTGTACCAACAAACATCAATATCAGAGAGTCTAGCTTGCGGAAAAGGTAAAAAGTAGGTGCTCAATTACTTCTtgctaatgttatgggccagggtttagagaaccccaaagtgtatcaaggagttgaactgacccacaacttttaataaattgtggtatggggagcacatggcccagtctacagatgtggtacagcagaaatggaaaagtattttaaaaaaaaataatgtttattctattaattcaagttaacctttttaaaacatacagtgaacatcctagcaaccattaattcaaaccccaaagaatacaagtaATACAATGAatataagtaatccttactttccttttaacatacataagattttttaaaaaaacctttaaaacagaagcacgtcaggtttaaattcactactgagaacatttataattatgaattcaccaaatgatcaagagatagtcttttcatggcagagagaacaacagagtacacctgctttgtctggcttcagctccaacactgaaatgaaaccaaaaaaatacagacacacccaagcttttatcaaagtgaaacaaaaagctgacagcccagccccacccacactctgacgtcACTGCAGTTCACCCACTACAGGtattctataaaaacacccattccttaaaggtactctcacatgacacctccccctaagagaaaaaaaa
Proteins encoded in this window:
- the alkbh6 gene encoding alpha-ketoglutarate-dependent dioxygenase alkB homolog 6 isoform X1 — encoded protein: MDTQSCRPCELECHYVHQAPATVCYIPNFITAPEENYLLQQVYNSPKPKWTQLSGRRLQNWGGLPHSKGMLAEKLPDWLDYYAKKISSLGPFEGKVANHVLVNEYNPGEGIMPHEDGPLYFPTVTTITLGSQALLDFYHPIEREAEEGEVYFPQTEENRYFLSLLLEPRSLLVLQDDMYMKYLHGIRPVMEDIVTEKVANLKLCNTKLGAVFRRTRRISLTIRYVPKVLKTTILLGR
- the alkbh6 gene encoding alpha-ketoglutarate-dependent dioxygenase alkB homolog 6 isoform X2; translated protein: MDTQSCRPCELECHYVHQAPATVCYIPNFITAPEENYLLQQVYNSPKPKWTQLSGRRLQNWGGLPHSKGMLAEKLPDWLDYYAKKISSLGPFEGKVANHVLVNEYNPGEGIMVYFPQTEENRYFLSLLLEPRSLLVLQDDMYMKYLHGIRPVMEDIVTEKVANLKLCNTKLGAVFRRTRRISLTIRYVPKVLKTTILLGR